Proteins encoded in a region of the Deltaproteobacteria bacterium genome:
- a CDS encoding beta-ketoacyl-ACP synthase III yields the protein MTEKAYITKLAKFLPNEPIPNEEMEKILGVINGKSSRSRRIVLRQNGIKNRYYAIDEQGRLTHSNAALTAAAVKGLLDSSFDTEDIELLCCGTSIPDQFLPSHAVMVQGVLGCPAGEVISTAGVCCSGMYAMKYGMLSIMSGNSESAVCTGSELVSPLLHARHFQGEMAYPVRLEAKPILAFEKDFLRWMLSDGAGAALLRNKPTGGDSISLRIDWIDSYSFADRIDTCMYAGLDRSPTGAMVSWKSLSPEQWFFNSVFSIKQEVALLEKHVIRLATESLDASLKKHGLQVAGIDYFLPHISSEYFRKPLESEMKKQGISIPQEKWFTNLSRVGNIGSASIYLMLEELFHSGELDPGMTILAMIPESARFSYIYMHLTVC from the coding sequence ATGACAGAAAAAGCTTATATCACAAAATTGGCAAAGTTCTTACCGAACGAACCGATTCCGAACGAGGAAATGGAGAAAATACTCGGAGTCATCAACGGCAAATCATCGCGCAGCCGACGGATTGTTTTAAGACAAAACGGCATCAAAAACCGTTACTACGCAATCGATGAACAAGGTCGTCTAACCCATAGCAATGCGGCCTTGACGGCGGCCGCCGTCAAGGGGTTGCTGGATTCGTCCTTTGATACCGAAGACATTGAACTGCTTTGCTGCGGCACGTCAATACCGGACCAGTTCCTACCCTCTCATGCGGTCATGGTGCAGGGCGTTTTAGGCTGTCCCGCCGGTGAAGTCATCTCCACAGCAGGCGTGTGTTGCTCAGGGATGTACGCCATGAAGTACGGCATGTTATCCATCATGAGCGGTAACAGCGAAAGCGCGGTTTGCACAGGTTCAGAACTGGTCTCTCCGCTCTTGCATGCACGTCATTTTCAAGGTGAAATGGCTTATCCTGTCCGCCTGGAAGCAAAGCCAATTCTGGCCTTCGAAAAGGACTTTCTCCGCTGGATGCTCTCCGACGGTGCCGGCGCGGCCCTGCTCCGAAACAAGCCGACCGGCGGTGATTCTATTTCCCTCCGGATTGATTGGATCGACAGCTACTCTTTCGCCGACAGAATCGATACCTGCATGTACGCCGGCCTCGACCGAAGTCCCACCGGCGCCATGGTCAGCTGGAAATCACTTTCTCCCGAACAGTGGTTTTTCAATTCGGTATTTTCCATCAAACAGGAGGTTGCCCTCTTGGAAAAACATGTTATCCGCCTGGCAACGGAAAGCCTTGACGCATCCCTCAAAAAACATGGTTTACAGGTTGCTGGAATCGACTATTTTCTGCCCCATATCTCCTCGGAGTATTTCCGAAAACCCCTGGAATCTGAAATGAAGAAACAGGGGATATCAATTCCCCAGGAAAAGTGGTTCACGAATTTGTCACGGGTGGGAAATATCGGCAGCGCCTCCATCTATTTGATGCTGGAAGAATTATTCCATTCGGGCGAGCTCGATCCGGGGATGACAATCCTCGCCATGATTCCCGAAAGTGCCCGATTTTCCTATATTTATATGCATCTAACGGTATGTTGA